Part of the Sodalinema gerasimenkoae IPPAS B-353 genome is shown below.
GTCTGGGGGGATAACCCTGATGTTAAACAATAGGAAAATTGGGTCTAGTCTAGCAAGTTGGCTCAGACACTAGATCCGAGAGACCTGAACAAGATACCCTAGGAACGGTTTTGATTGGGAATGTGAAACACGTTATGAAAGCCGCAGATATTATGAACACTGACATCGTGACGGTGCGTGGCAGCACCACCGTTGCTGAGGCAGTGCAGTTGATGAAAGACAACAAGACCCGTGCGCTCATCGTTGAGCGTCGTGGGGATGATGACGCTTATGGCATTGTCACCGAAACCGATGTCACCTATAAAGTGGTGGCCTTTGGCCGGGATCCTAAAGCCATGCGGGTGTACGAGATTATGAGCAAACCCTGCATCGTGGTCAATCCTGATCTATGTGTTGAGTATATTGCTCGCCTGTTTGCCAATACGGGGATTCACTTTGCCCCGGTGATTAAGGATACTCTGGTTGGGACGGTGTCGGTGTCCGACATTTTGACCAAGGGCGATTTCGTGGAACGGCCCCGCAGCCTGCTGCTCGAAGATAAGATTCAAGAGGCCATTGAGGAAGCTCGCGCGACCTGTGCTGAGAAAGGTCCGCGATCGCCCGAATGTGCCTCAGCTTGGGATGTGGTGGAAGAACTACAAGCCGAAGCGGCACACCAGAAAGCGGAGCGTCTGCATCAGACGGCCTTCGAGGAATACTGTCACGAGAACCCCGATGCCCCTGAGGCGCGGGTCTATGACACCTAATTGATGGGACTGCGTTGGGTTGGGGGGGCGATCGCCCTTGTCCTCCTAACCCTACTTCTGGTCACCGTGTTGGTGAATTATGCCACCGGGTCTCGTCGCTTTAAGACTCTAGGGTTGCTTCCAGCTCGTCCGGTGGCCATCATTTTTGGTGCTGGGGTTTGGGAGGATGGTACGCCGAGTCCCATGTTGGCAGATAGAGTCCTGGCTGGGGTTGAGTTATATCAACAGGGGAAAGTGGAGCGGCTTCTGATGTCTGGAGACCATCAAAATCCGGATTATAACGAGGTAGACCCTATGATCCAACTGGCCCGGGAGTCGGGCGTGCCAGAGGCGGCAATTTTGAGCGATCGCCTTGGACTGAGTACCTATGACACCTGTCGCCGGGCCCGGGATCACTATGGTATCCGCCAGGCCATCTTAGTCAGCCAACGCTATCACCTCCCCCGGGCCATCTATATCGCCCAACGTCTTGGACTCGATGTGATGGGGTACGGTGTGGCCGATTGGGGAGTCTATCGCTATCGTTCCATGCTGTCTTATCAGCTGCGGGAGGTAATTGCCCTCTGTAAGGCGATCGCCCAAACCCGGAGTCATGCCTGAGTGGTCAATAGCAATGAGCCAAAAAATTTGCCAAGTCTCCGGATAACCCCCGGTAACCCCAGGAGAAAGGAATGGTAGATGCACCCTGATGGCAAACCCCGAAACCTGCTGGAGGTTTCGGGGTTTTTTTTTGCAATTCCCCAGCTCTAGATGACGTCATCGTCTACCAACCCTTACAAATATCCTCCGATTCTCACCGCAAAAGCTGATCTGAGCCTCTCTACCGGCCCAAACTCCTGTCGTGCTAATGCTTTGGTATATATAAAACAGAGGACTATCAATTCATCGTTCAAGTAGGTCAAAGCTCGCAGACCCAAACATCACACAACGTTAAGCTCTCGTTCTAAACATATCGATTTGTTTGACAAAAATATACCTTAGGATGGATGACGAGACCAACCAATTAGAGTTAAACTGCATATGATAAGGACATGCCTTGACGGGTGTAAAAACGAAAGAGGATAAAACCATCAATGGATATTATTCGCATCATTGCTGCTGTCATCTTGCCGCCTCTGGGAGTCTTCTTACAGGTTGGTTTGACCGGACATTTTTGGCTCAACATTCTCTTAACCTTACTCGGTTACATTCCGGGTGTGGTTCACGCCATTTGGATTATCGCTAGGCGCTAACCCAAGGGCAGCGGTTGGGTCGTAGCCAGAACGGCTCATAGCTCCACCTTCACGAGGCTGCTGTACCGAATGAAGTAGGTAGAGTCGCTCCTGAGGTAGAGGATCTTGCCAATTAAATAGACTATACTGGGGTCAGAGACAGGAAACCGGTGAGTCAGCCCGACTGGTAACGATTCCAGGAGACTCAGGTTCTAATACTCATCTGACCTCATCCTGACTCAATCTCAAGACACAACTTACAGGAATCATCTATACTATGACTGAACAAAACCCTCAACGAGAAGAATATCAAGCTAAAGTGAAAGCGCAACTAGACAAAATTAATGCGCAACTTGATGAGCTTAAAGCAAAAGCTGCTCAGGCTGAAGCAGATGCCAAAACCGACTACCATGGTCGGATGGAAGAACTCTATGCCAAGCGAGATGCTGCCAGTACAAAGCTAGAAGAGCTACAGAAAGCTGGGACTGAGGCATGGGAAGAAGTACAAAAAGGTTTTGAAACTGCCTGGTCAGATCTGACCAGTGCGTTCGAAAATGCATCTAATAAATTTGAGCAGTAGGCATCCAATTGGAAGTCCTGCCGACTAATTGAAACCGGGATGGGAGAGTCTCCAACCCGGTTTTTCTGTAGTCCTATATACCGAACCCCTTATTCTCTCAATCTCTGTCTATATGGCCGGAACCTCCATCACCAAAATTGCTAAACCGAACTCTCGCCAGCGAGAAATCCTAGAAGTGGTTCTCAAGCATGGCTGGGATTACATGAGGTTACTGCTGAGCAGTAATGAAGCAGAAGAACCTGAACTTCCGCCGCCGACGGTTCTGCAACGAATTTTTGTGGATCTTGGGCCCGTCTATGTGAAACTCGGACAACTCCTGAGTACCCGGCCTGAACTACTCCCCCCTGAATATATTGAGGCCCTGAGTTCCCTCCAAGCAGATGTCCCACCAGTTCCCTGGAATGAAATCGAGGCACAACTCAACGGAGAATTGAAGCAACCCCTCAACACAATTTTCCAAGATATCAATCACACGCCAGTGGCAGCCGGGTCTCTGGCTCAAACCCATAAAGCCGTCTTACTCAACGGACGGGAGGTGGCCCTAAAAATTCAGCGTCCGGGGATTGACAAAACTGTTGAACGGGACATTGAACTGCTAACCAATATTGCTGAACTGGTTTCAGGAACGGATTTTGGCAAATACTATGATGCGACTAGCTTAGCGGAAGAGTTTAGCAACGCGCTGCGAGACGAATTAGATTTCACCCAGGAGGCTCATTATACAGAACGCCTCAGACGTTGTTTATCCAAAAGTTCTTGGTTTGATGTTAACCAGATTACAGTTCCCGAGATTATCTGGGACTACACCAGCCAGAAACTGCTAACCATGGAATGGCTCGATGGTGTGCCTCTGTTATCAGCAGAGTTGACCGGAGAGGGACATAATGGAGATGTGCAAGCCGAACGGAATGCCATTACCACACTACTATTCCGCTCTTTCCTGCAACAGTTGTTTGTGGAAGGATTTTTCCATGCGGACCCTCATCCCGGCAATATTTTCTATTTGCGGGATGGACGGGTGGCCTTTTTAGATGTGGGGATGACGGGAACTCTGGACCCCCGCACTCAGGGACTCTTGGTGGAAACCATTTTAGCGATGATTTCCCTGGATGCTCAACGTTGCGCTCAGTTGAGCCTACAGTTAGCGCATCCGGTTCGGCCCGTCGATTTCATTCAGTTGGAGAATGATTACGATCGCCTCCTACGGCGGTACTATAACCTCAGTGTGGCCCAGGTCAATTTCAGTGAGGCCTTTTTCCAACTCCTGCAAGCGGCGCGACGTAATCACCTCCGTTGGCCGAGTAATATGGGACTCTACGCCAAAGCCTTGGCCAATTTAGAGGGGGTGGCCCGCACCTTTAATCCAACGGTCAACCTTCTCGATGAGATTCAACCGTTGACGACAGATTTGATGCGCCGTCAACTGATTGGCGATAATCCCTTACAACAGTTGCTTGGCGCCACCCTGGAGTTTAAGAATCTCTCTCTGAAGTCCCCTCGTCAAGTGGATTTCCTCTTGGAACGGGTCGCCACTGAAACCTTAAAATGGAATCTCCAGGTGAGCGAACTGACGGATTTGCGTCAAAGCCTGGATGAGTCGGCTAACCGCTTGTCCTCTAGTATTGTGGTTGGGGCCTTGATTCTGGCCGGGGCCCTTGTGGTGTCCCGTGATCAGACTCACCGCATTCCTTGGTTGGGGAATGTCCTCTTCTGGACGGCTTGTCTGTTGGGGTTATGGCTGGTGTTTAGTATTTGGCGATCGGGGAGCAAAAAATAGAATCGGCCAGACATAAAGACAAAAAAAACCCTGGAGCGTTAAAAACGTTCCAGGGTTTGCCATCAGGGTGCATCTACCATTCCTTTCTCCTAGACTCTCCTGGGGAGTTCCGGACAGTTTGGCAAAGAGTTCCCCAAAACAAACGTGAGCCTAGCATTAGGCGCTAGGCTCAACAGAATACATCTACAGTTTTCAAAAAGCGTTCTCTGAGTGTATCAGAGGCAAGAGTGACATCATTCCCAGCCCTGCCTGCGGACATCGAATAAATCCTAGACAACAATCAGACAAAGGGCTAAGCCGAGGGTTTAGCTGCACGGAATGCCCACCGCACAGGCGGCACAGGTGTAAGCAATTTAGTGCCAGAGACAACCAGCATCCCATCACCCGTATCAGGCTTGAGGGCCCAGCCGTAATGCCGAGTACGACAATCGAAGTGTGACAATCGAAATACAATCTATGAAACAGCAGTGGAAACTAGAAACGAAGCAATGCTGCTCGGCACGTTCGGGTCATGGGTGGACCCACAGGGGTAATGAGAAAATGTTAAACAGAACTGACGAGTCACTTCCGCTGCCCTAGACGACAAGACCAATTATGGTCAAACACAGTCAACGAGGCTATTGAAGATGACAGCTTGGGTGAACGCCACGTAACGAAAGGGGTTAAACCAAGGGTTTACAGAAACACCGTCAATCTTTCTCAGAGTCCTATACATCGGGTCTTTCCAGACGTTGGGGAAGGTGTAACGCGACCGGGAGTCCTTAGGAACCCTGTCGGTGTACCTCATCGGGTGATGCAACAGGCGGAAGATTAGACGGGCGGGACTGACTCGCTAAATGACACTGAGCGATATCCCGGGGCCGATTCGAGTCAAGTTGTTGTGTCTTGCTCTACAGTGTCTGATATTAAGTTAGCATAGCCGCCGCTTATGACAACCATAATTTAACCTAAAGTTACATTTTGCTTTTATCTTGACTCGTCCTGGGCAATCTGCTAAATTGGAAAAGCTGAAAAAAACAGCGCGGCTTGGTAGCTCAGTTGGTTAGAGCAGGGGACTCATAAGCCCAAGGTCGTCGGTTCAAATCCGACCCGAGCCATTTTAAGGTCACGATACAGTGTGTCTTACCTGATTATGTAGCATTGCCCCTGTTTGCGATCGCAGACGGGGGCAAGCTTTGAGGATAGCCAGAATCCCACTGTTTAACATCTCAAACTCGTTATGACTATGATAGAGTTGTAACAGTTGGTAAATTCCTCCCTCGTCTGTCGAGGTTGTTTATATTCAGACAGCCCATGGACGGCCAGGGAAACTGAGAGAAAACGACAGCAATAAGGAGATTTACAGATCCATGACACAAGAAGGATGTCTACGAGTGGGTCAACCCGCTCCCGATTTTACGGCAACGGCCGTTGTTGACCGCGAATTCAAGACCGTTAAACTGTCGGACTATCGTGGTAAGTATGTGGTGCTGTTCTTCTATCCTTTAGACTTCACCTTCGTCTGTCCGACGGAAATTACTGCCTTTAGCGATCGCCACGAAGAGTTCAGCAAACTCAACACAGAAATTCTCGGCGTCTCCTGCGATAGCGAGTTCTCTCACCTCGCCTGGATTCAGACCGATCGCAAATCCGGCGGTGTCGGCGACTTAAACTATCCCCTCGTCTCTGACTACAAAAAAGAAATCAGTTCCGCCTATAACGTCTTAGATCCCGACGCTGGCGTGGCCCTGCGTGGCTTGTTCCTGATTGACAAAGACGGCGTTATCCAGCATTCGACCATCAACAACCTGGCGTTTGGTCGCAACGTTGACGAAACCCTGCGTACCTTACAAGCCATCCAATACGTCCAGGAACACCCTGACGAAGTCTGTCCTGCGGGTTGGACTCCTGGGGAGAAAACCATGAAACCCGATCCCGTGGCCTCCAAGGAATACTTCGCAGCTATCTAAGCCAACCTCGGTTTCAGTGTCCTTGTCAGCCCCCGACGACTCAGTCTTGGGGGCTTTTTGCTAGAGTATGGGCAATGGACCAATCCGGTTCCCTAAATAACCCTGCTAAACCAGCGTTCTCCCGGTTTCCTGTTCATTTTGAGACCCATTGTGCCATCATGCAGCTTTACTCCAAAAACTTTCGTGGCTTACTGAACCGCCGTTTTTTGCACAACTTTCTCCCCATTCCTGCCACCAACCAGTTTTACTGCGACGTGGCCACCCCCGATTTTGAGCTACCGGATATCACCAATGGACGCCGAGTTCACCTACGGGACTATCGAGGCCAACAACCGGTGATTCTCGCCTTCACTCGGATTTTCACCGAAAAGCAGTATTGTCCTCTGTGTCTGCCCCATATTGTGGCCCTCAATAAGAACTATCACCGCTTCACGGAATTAGGGGTGGAAGTTTTGATGCTCACCAGTACCGATGAACGCCAAAGTCAGATTGTGGTGCGAGATTTAGGCTTAAAACTGCCCCTGCTCAGCAATCCCGATTGTGATGTCTTTCGTCGCTATGGGGTTGGACAAGCCTTAGGGGCCCCCCTTCCGGCCCAGTTTGTCCTAGATGAGGCGGGAAAACTGCGTTATAAACATCTCTTTTCCTTTTTGGATTCCAATGCGTCCGTTGAGACATTATTAGACCAGGTACAACCCTGGGTTCCGTCACCCGAACCCGCCGCCGCTGTCGCAGTCCCCTAAATATATCGGCTCCCCAGGTTCTAAGAAGGACTGGGGAGCCGATGATGAGAAGTTGCCTATACCCTAACGCCAGGGGGTATAGCGGGGCATTGGCGTATTAAAGTTGTAGTAGGTTGACCATGGGGTTGTCCAAGAGGCACGAGGGGAAGCGGGGTAGAAGGGAGGATTGTAGGGCAAGAAGAAACGTTGTCCGGCAGCTGGGTTGCGGTAAGGATTGTAGAACGGGTTATAAGATCGTGTCGGACGCATGGGTCGAGTGGGACGGAAGCTCTGTTGGAGTGCTTCAGATCCTGCCGGCCAGTTTTCTTGTGAGCGGTACAACCGAGCCGCTTCTTGGAAATCAGATCGTGCATCAAAGCGACCCAGTTGTCGGCGAGCTAGACCCCGTTTGTAGTAGGCATCGGCTGAGAAGTTATCGAGACTGATGGCTCGGCTATAACTCCATTCTGAGAACTGAGGTTGTCCTAGCCGGTCATGAATCTCACCGAGTTTCATGTGGTAAGACACCTCATTGGGCTTCAAGATGCTCGCCTGGGTGAGATCGTTAATGGCCCAGTCGTAGCGTCCTTGGGCTAGATGAGATAAGCCCCGTTGATAGTAGGCTTCATTGTTGTTCCGTCGAGACCGAATGACCTGGTTGTAGTGGTCAATGGCCCTAGAGTGGTTCCCTCGCTCAGCATAAGCAAGTCCCAAGCCCATGTTGGCATCGATCACAGTGGACCCACCTCCCCAGCGGCCCGCCTCAGAGACGGCTTTGTTATAATTCTGGATAGCATTCCAGGTATTACCTAAGGCCAAGTGAGAATCCCCGAGACTTAGGTGATATTTAGAAGTATCCTGTCCCCCTAGGCGAATAGCACTATTGTACTTCGCGATCGCCTCCCGATGGTATCCCAGGCCAGCTAGGGCTTGACCCCATTGATGATAGTCATGAGGGTTAACCCAAAAGGAGCTTTCAATCCGTCGCCGACTGGTGGCAATTTGTCGTTCGTAGCGACGTACATCGTTGACGGTGAGAAAGTCATCCCGAGATAGGTCGGTATCGGTGTTTAAGAGGATGGATAAGGGGCGACCATTTTGGTGAATGATAGTTCGATCAGACTGAGGCGTCACTGTCAAACTGAAGAGTGAGACCCCCCGCTCTAAACGAATTTTATCCTGGTCGGGATTAAAGTCAGTGATGACATCGCGATCGCGGGGTGAGGGTGCTAGAACAAAGTGATTGGAGCCTCCACCACCGGTGAGAGTATCTCGTCCCTCTCCACCAGATAAAACATCATTGCCGGCTCCACCCCGGAGTACATCATTACCCCCTAAGCCAAAAATTGTGTCATTACCTCGAGTCCCCGTAAGCCGATCATTCGACTCTGTTCCGTAGATGACCCTGCCTTGGCCCGGTATATGCCAACCGGGACTCGCAGAACCTCCCGAACTTTGCCCCTGGTTCACCCATGATAGTAGGGTTGACTCGCTCACTTCCGATGGCGATAGTGATGATAGTGTTGCTGTCACAACATCATTTGCATCACTAGCCCCTGATACCCAACTGTCTTCGAACATGAGATGGGATGCTCCCTAAAACTGAAAAGGATGCCCTCTTTTATACGTGTTTTTACTGAATTTGACCAGAGAGCACCAAGACATTTTATCGAAATTGTCATATAAGTTTACATTTGGGACACCTAAAACTATGTTGTTTCACGCATAAAGAGGCTCCTCCATTTAAGGTAAGGTGTCTTTTATCAGTAAATACAACTATCTTAATTTTAGTTGGCTATCCAGCTTTAAAGCGATGTATCAGTAAAAACACGGTAGTATTTGCTTGGCAAGAGAGACGTATAAGCTCAAAATAATTCTGATGTTACGCATCAGTTAATTTTAGTCAGGCGCCAAGTTTAGGCGAAGGCGGCCCAAGCGGCTTCAAAGAAAGCGAGTTCGCATTCCATGGCGTAGCGGTAGGTTTGCCGTAGTTGGGGGCGATCGCATCCCTGGCCATCGACCACCTCTTCGAGCTGTCTTGCCAATGGCTCAAACTCGTCGCTACCATAGGTACAGATCCAATCGGCATATTGGTGATCAGGGATGCCATCTTTTGCCAATTCTCGCCCCAGGAATAGATAGAGCCGCATACAGGGGGACATCGCCGCTGCAATGGTTGCTATGTCAGCCTGCCAGGCTGTAGCTAAGAGAAAATCAGTATAACGCCGTGTTGAGGGGCCAGCTTCCACGGTGGTGAGATCAACGTCCCAGTCTTGGCTATAACTGTGATGCAGATGGAGTTCCTCGATCACCCCTTGGGTTAATCGGTGAAACACCTGAAACGTTGCCCAATCGGTGCATTTTGCGGCCGCCACACTATACGCTCGAGCAAAGGCCTGTAAAAAAAAGGCATCCTGCCCCACATAATAACCAAACCGCTGACGGGGTAAATCGCCCCGGGCAATTCCTTGAACAAATGGATGCTGGAGGCACGCCTGAGCTAAGTCCTGATTTGCCTGCCATAAAGTTGAAGATAGGGTCATCTTACTCGGGGATAAATTTAGAATCCCATTCTACCGTTTCACCCTAACACCCGACCCGTTCCCAATCATTATTAATCTCAATCATCATGATTATTTGTAAAGCCCTCGATGTTCGCCGACTGGCCGAAGCGGAAGAGGCCCGCTTCATCGTAACCGTTAATAACATCCTCGCCAGTGTTATCGATCGCCGCAGCCTTTCCCGTGAATTTCCTTGGGCCGTGCAACTTTGGGGAGAGGAGTTTCCCCCGTTAGACTACCGCCGCGATCGCTGTCTTGTCTCCTGTAGCCAAACACTCAATAATGGATTGGCCTACGCCTATGCAAATGCCGCAATTGATGCCTATCAACAGTTCTTAGATGAGTTTGGAGAAGTGGCCATTCCCGAAGTTTTTAACTTTATCATTCGGCTCGGTCGCCATAGTGAGTACTATACCGATCAGATGCGATCGCGCTATTCGATTCCCTCAGACGTTCCCCCTCTCGAAGTCCGGCGATCGCTCATTCGAGCCTATGAACAGGGAGAAATTTGGCAAGACAAACCCTCCCCCTTCACTGAGCAAACCCCCTGGACGATTAAACTTTTGAATCACCCGGAAACCATCAGTGAGTCCGTCAGTCATAAAGTTGTCGCCCATTCCCGTCGCCGCTAACCTAATTTGACTGAGCCAATGACGGCAGCCACGTCACAATTGCGGGAAAGCGAATAATCGTCATCAGCACTAAAATTTGGAGCAACACAAACTGAGTGGCTCCTCGATAAATTTCTGCGGTTGTAACCGACTCTGGAGCAATCCCTCGTAAATAAAATAGGGCAAACCCAAAGGGAGGAGTCAGAAATGACGTTTGTAAATTTGCCCCCAAAATAACCCCATACCAAACCATATCCAAGCCAAATCCCTGAGCTACCGGGGCAAACAAAG
Proteins encoded:
- a CDS encoding SanA/YdcF family protein, which produces MGLRWVGGAIALVLLTLLLVTVLVNYATGSRRFKTLGLLPARPVAIIFGAGVWEDGTPSPMLADRVLAGVELYQQGKVERLLMSGDHQNPDYNEVDPMIQLARESGVPEAAILSDRLGLSTYDTCRRARDHYGIRQAILVSQRYHLPRAIYIAQRLGLDVMGYGVADWGVYRYRSMLSYQLREVIALCKAIAQTRSHA
- a CDS encoding YqaE/Pmp3 family membrane protein, with amino-acid sequence MDIIRIIAAVILPPLGVFLQVGLTGHFWLNILLTLLGYIPGVVHAIWIIARR
- a CDS encoding peroxiredoxin family protein; the protein is MQLYSKNFRGLLNRRFLHNFLPIPATNQFYCDVATPDFELPDITNGRRVHLRDYRGQQPVILAFTRIFTEKQYCPLCLPHIVALNKNYHRFTELGVEVLMLTSTDERQSQIVVRDLGLKLPLLSNPDCDVFRRYGVGQALGAPLPAQFVLDEAGKLRYKHLFSFLDSNASVETLLDQVQPWVPSPEPAAAVAVP
- a CDS encoding peroxiredoxin, whose product is MTQEGCLRVGQPAPDFTATAVVDREFKTVKLSDYRGKYVVLFFYPLDFTFVCPTEITAFSDRHEEFSKLNTEILGVSCDSEFSHLAWIQTDRKSGGVGDLNYPLVSDYKKEISSAYNVLDPDAGVALRGLFLIDKDGVIQHSTINNLAFGRNVDETLRTLQAIQYVQEHPDEVCPAGWTPGEKTMKPDPVASKEYFAAI
- a CDS encoding TenA family protein: MTLSSTLWQANQDLAQACLQHPFVQGIARGDLPRQRFGYYVGQDAFFLQAFARAYSVAAAKCTDWATFQVFHRLTQGVIEELHLHHSYSQDWDVDLTTVEAGPSTRRYTDFLLATAWQADIATIAAAMSPCMRLYLFLGRELAKDGIPDHQYADWICTYGSDEFEPLARQLEEVVDGQGCDRPQLRQTYRYAMECELAFFEAAWAAFA
- a CDS encoding tetratricopeptide repeat protein translates to MTATLSSLSPSEVSESTLLSWVNQGQSSGGSASPGWHIPGQGRVIYGTESNDRLTGTRGNDTIFGLGGNDVLRGGAGNDVLSGGEGRDTLTGGGGSNHFVLAPSPRDRDVITDFNPDQDKIRLERGVSLFSLTVTPQSDRTIIHQNGRPLSILLNTDTDLSRDDFLTVNDVRRYERQIATSRRRIESSFWVNPHDYHQWGQALAGLGYHREAIAKYNSAIRLGGQDTSKYHLSLGDSHLALGNTWNAIQNYNKAVSEAGRWGGGSTVIDANMGLGLAYAERGNHSRAIDHYNQVIRSRRNNNEAYYQRGLSHLAQGRYDWAINDLTQASILKPNEVSYHMKLGEIHDRLGQPQFSEWSYSRAISLDNFSADAYYKRGLARRQLGRFDARSDFQEAARLYRSQENWPAGSEALQQSFRPTRPMRPTRSYNPFYNPYRNPAAGQRFFLPYNPPFYPASPRASWTTPWSTYYNFNTPMPRYTPWR
- a CDS encoding CP12 domain-containing protein, translated to MNTDIVTVRGSTTVAEAVQLMKDNKTRALIVERRGDDDAYGIVTETDVTYKVVAFGRDPKAMRVYEIMSKPCIVVNPDLCVEYIARLFANTGIHFAPVIKDTLVGTVSVSDILTKGDFVERPRSLLLEDKIQEAIEEARATCAEKGPRSPECASAWDVVEELQAEAAHQKAERLHQTAFEEYCHENPDAPEARVYDT
- a CDS encoding ABC1 kinase family protein → MAGTSITKIAKPNSRQREILEVVLKHGWDYMRLLLSSNEAEEPELPPPTVLQRIFVDLGPVYVKLGQLLSTRPELLPPEYIEALSSLQADVPPVPWNEIEAQLNGELKQPLNTIFQDINHTPVAAGSLAQTHKAVLLNGREVALKIQRPGIDKTVERDIELLTNIAELVSGTDFGKYYDATSLAEEFSNALRDELDFTQEAHYTERLRRCLSKSSWFDVNQITVPEIIWDYTSQKLLTMEWLDGVPLLSAELTGEGHNGDVQAERNAITTLLFRSFLQQLFVEGFFHADPHPGNIFYLRDGRVAFLDVGMTGTLDPRTQGLLVETILAMISLDAQRCAQLSLQLAHPVRPVDFIQLENDYDRLLRRYYNLSVAQVNFSEAFFQLLQAARRNHLRWPSNMGLYAKALANLEGVARTFNPTVNLLDEIQPLTTDLMRRQLIGDNPLQQLLGATLEFKNLSLKSPRQVDFLLERVATETLKWNLQVSELTDLRQSLDESANRLSSSIVVGALILAGALVVSRDQTHRIPWLGNVLFWTACLLGLWLVFSIWRSGSKK